A window of Euwallacea fornicatus isolate EFF26 chromosome 13, ASM4011564v1, whole genome shotgun sequence contains these coding sequences:
- the LOC136342803 gene encoding mucin-2-like isoform X2, with the protein MKLILCFVLFLCWVEINGQRSRTNQDASKEAQAPTRSRGKSRFSTTEEFAQLSEEPVRTTSNRRASTRTRIHSNNPKAAADRRSRPTEAPKTYSVEEINNDSPIDSFVRRSKPRVLSESRFEVSSSRPQTFEASSPLVEVEEIGFGSTARAILQSRGETPPPKTTTPVVDEQYLLTNFGSTIRSLAAASRNAQSGFLSQRPSLIRSEAPILNAEDIPSRRNSIRAEPLPSLRGSEVTPAPVRSRSRTSRPKPETPITERPIVEEYVPVETEEPVIVEGLDVATEADFGDIVLPLEEEVKTVPPPPSTTTTKRPGRRNGSRSRVFEEVDNGATARSRSRTRPSEVTRQRAAPRRKVDDTLGAESTYRGPSVFTANEQNSKPRPGRKIDSKFERVPVSISDVTTPRSIRQGVRRSETTTTPSSITPSISRMVRGRGNIRSRVVKPVAAEPSAIPPRRNESARRASVGSNSNRKESSTTQASSRRRGGRFQVPESTTQTEHSTARTSRSSQRFRSRQPDMPPNIDESKLEVLPLFERESKTLVSSPVIRPKSKPSINRRSGIDHMHVSATENDVKFVEKPTTNGATRVSVTKTESVQSSTISTPLASSTSLPVVKESVIAEVNQVISKSTITRRKKVPKAKAAEILSRGTKKAEIKLTDVGKKKKSSEEEIGEDDNYPAPFKALIQSKKSKEEPKSGSFTSTTSTTASTTKAIVTSSTASPRTSSFSARAITTLSSRKPKKLNGAIIETDNELDSKSTTTTRPIRPKFSEKPKIGRQKDKLMLKPSIVRPSLEKLKTTATPRKIYTTREYTDHHAKRKALRSTASPPSTTPLSSVNEAKFSAKFMEKETSEAKKSKLDVLSQDTKSAFIKKPTGNFSRYSSRYRSDASTRSTVLKATTQAPFYIPTIPTPAYVPTVPTITPPTPPVEDGIEAVKDRDLGVEVISFDDPVNTIPSADLVNGEFLTTDRNLKMSPTVKDGMTEKPVSIIERIINSITMISTTAAPSSAAIPVTTEANGNSAILKLASKKPTASNDKTKPDVRTNIIETITSEKPTTIIEKIRSSLSAIQTNEVGTDLEPSSTTPLSIVTTKYSAKFRGGSVGTAELPAPLPLSTSVNPLSVLDQIGENQVIEQKTIGKLLDILNGLVSPPPSSETPDNLVVVTPKSFTNGGFVSTTFSPQEPIEAITISDPILAGVTTPVYISSSVNTAVTTDVPSTTLLSEAETLTSTESITTTTELPSTTMQESSTDESSSTQTTLLNIPFQVSPGSVSIFSANDLLSNSVTPDHNTVTIASRVGFDNTVLTSTDESTTTTDTSTVSAEATTTVLTTTTVLTSTDVLTSTVPTSTSSSNISNSSSRAGRVLSENVGVPIDDNSIEGSTPSTTTSTTPDYFIFAVLNNNTVLRKRPPAVPNKEVPFIVVGLFPNNTVVRRFPNGTIVPMDPIIKVRGFDIRPNPPPLVEITSNQVTDTANGLAPPDSNSITVESNKMARVLQTERRYTSTPRVVITSTTSSPPSSMIMTSTPSTTIPLSTTMQTSSTENVVEIIAVPGETRISKSQTTSANIETSTVPLSSTEDSTLLVSSSTISQSTETIPPSLGEILNGRTVEALNMLIKPQPTPNFKTLEVNQYNEVLNIQDLLSRVNGDVVYRWKPVTKTEYKSIKNSIVNSSTDSTTTTRKETHIFTSPLSTTTEMNPTQSTTSEAFLSTTTLSPRTTTKIPSTTTAKRIESTTTVASTTLPPRTTTTTEVPTFTPASIFPTILTTLFPNFLKVTTPESKIYSTSGPEFSNTIGNRFEELTAAGTTARPTIVLSQTPTSQRISTTTPRTTTTIFTTTSEPSTTTTTTTTTTPKSTIRRTTQAAKLAPTSKEETDKIFDQLKKSGKFNSLNEEQRRNLQEIEKIEQEQAELLKQINLLTKMFGGANARAPNLPPIANPLAGGTANNLANRIIAMAVERDKSHATETTAPPITTTQRTTTQKTTTERPTSKRPNSIQDKLPVTDLEDSTKKTTPSLEDVLRQYNLNGLTTNTPLTSTYGKTDEAVLAAILKEHGIGPTTPKVLGEKVKEAGIFEEVPVTKKPKPKSRAVGTTARPIGGRLMQGLNWLLDILDPPTTKKPISVRKNRAKAPSKEIGADEELLTNQPTRITPMVTAAPVTKPSLSQEEIQVLIKQLEAVQNNPNAADQLDFSKITSLHNLINVNEGVQVTHAGQHGATSRATPRPQRTTTLSPIVAEIPIRPRFSTVSTVSVSNSIDDLELDVTTPRPRPLPPVSLNPIPGIDDQGDSMVRSNLLTAAVNVTRAISSFLGSAIQSARVGIRSLIGSGSRTMGNFSQASSAAAG; encoded by the exons AACCAAGATGCATCCAAAGAAGCTCAAGCGCCCACGCGAAGTAGGGGAAAGTCCAGGTTTTCGACCACTGAAGAATTTGCTCAGTTATCTGAGGAACCTGTTAGAACCACATCAAATAGAAGAGCCTCCACTAGAACGAGAATACATTCAAATAACCCTAAAGCGGCTGCTGATAGACGGTCTCGACCTACTGAAGCTCCTAAAACTTATTCAGtagaagaaattaataacGACTCTCCTATAGACTCGTTTGTTAGGCGGAGCAAACCTAGAGTGCTTTCTGAAAGCAGATTTGAAGTCTCCTCATCTAGACCTCAGACATTCGAAGCCTCCAGTCCTTTAGTTGAAGTAGAGGAGATTGGGTTCGGAAGTACTGCTAGGGCAATACTACAATCCCGAGGGGAAACTCCTCCTCCAAAGACCACTACTCCAGTTGTAGATGAACAGTATTTGCTTACCAACTTTGGCAGCACTATAAGATCATTAGCTGCAGCATCCAGAAACGCTCAGTCAGGATTTTTAAGCCAACGACCTAGTCTTATACGGTCAGAAGCTCCAATTTTGAATGCAGAAGACATTCCGTCCCGCAGAAACTCTATTAGAGCTGAACCTTTACCTTCATTAAGAGGCTCCGAAGTCACTCCAGCTCCAGTAAGATCGAGGAGTAGGACCTCACGTCCTAAACCTGAAACTCCAATCACAGAGAGACCTATTGTTGAGGAATATGTACCCGTAGAAACTGAAGAACCGGTGATTGTGGAAGGCTTGGATGTGGCTACAGAAGCTGATTTTGGAGACATTGTTTTACCATTGGAAGAAGAGGTAAAAACCGTACCCCCTCCCCCTTCTACCACTACAACAAAGAGGCCTGGAAGAAGAAATGGCTCAAGATCTAGGGTTTTTGAGGAAGTTGATAATGGGGCGACTGCAAGGTCGAGATCGCGCACTAGACCTAGTGAAGTTACCAGACAGAGAGCTGCTCCTAGAAGAAAAGTGGATGATACATTGGGGGCTGAAAGCACTTATCGAGGACCTTCAGTGTTCACTGCAAATGAGCAAAACTCCAAACCTCGCCCTGGCAGGAAAATTGATAGTAAATTTGAAAGGGTACCTGTGAGCATTAGTGACGTCACTACTCCTAGAAGTATCAGACAAGGAGTAAGAAGATCTGAGACAACTACTACTCCTTCTTCTATTACCCCTAGTATTAGTAGGATGGTTAGAGGGCGTGGTAATATAAGAAGTAGGGTTGTCAAACCTGTTGCTGCTGAACCAAGTGCAATTCCTCCTAGACGAAATGAGAGTGCTAGGAGAGCTTCCGTTGGTTCTAATTCAAACCGAAAAGAGAGTTCTACAACTCAAGCGTCATCTAGGAGGAGGGGTGGTAGGTTTCAAGTACCTGAGTCTACCACTCAAACAGAGCATTCCACGGCTAGAACAAGTAGGAGTAGCCAGAGGTTTCGGAGTAGGCAACCAGACATGCCTCCTAACATAGATGAAtcaaaattggaagttttACCATTATTTGAAAGAGAATCTAAGACTCTGGTCTCATCTCCGGTCATTAGACCAAAATCAAAACCTTCCATAAATCGTAGAAGTGGGATTGATCACATGCATGTAAGTGCAACCGAAAACGATGTAAAGTTTGTTGAGAAACCCACCACCAATGGAGCCACTAGAGTCAGTGTTACAAAAACTGAGAGTGTGCAAAGCAGTACTATCAGTACTCCCCTAGCATCTTCAACTTCACTTCCAGTTGTAAAGGAATCTGTAATTGCTGAAGTGAATCAAGTGATATCGAAGAGTACCATAACGAGAAGGAAAAAAGTGCCCAAAGCTAAGGCTGCCGAAATCCTGTCTAGGGGTACCAAGAAGGCAGAAATTAAACTCACAGATGTaggaaaaaagaagaaaagttcTGAAGAGGAAATCGGCGAAGACGATAATTACCCGGCTCCATTTAAAGCTTTGATTCAGTCGAAGAAAAGCAAG GAAGAACCAAAGTCAGGGTCATTTACAAGCACGACTAGCACTACTGCATCTACTACGAAAGCAATCGTGACTTCCAGTACGGCTTCACCTAGAACATCGTCCTTCTCAGCTCGTGCCATCACGACGTTATCTTCAAGAAAACCTAAGAAGCTCAATGGGGCC ATCATTGAAACCGACAACGAGCTAGATTCTAAATCGACCACGACAACCCGACCAATAAGACCGAAGTTTTCGGAGAAGCCAAAAATTGGAAGACAAAAGGATAAATTGATGCTGAAACCTTCCATTGTGAGGCCAAGTTTGGAGAAATTGAAAACTACTGCTACTCCAAGGAAAATTTACACCACCAGAGAGTATACTGACCACCACGCTAAAAGGAAAGCTCTCAGGTCCACTGCTTCACCCCCGTCAACCACCCCTCTCAGTTCCGTTAATGAGGCCAAGTTCTCTGCCAAATTCATGGAAAAGGAGACGAGTGAAGCCAAAAAGAGCAAATTAGACGTGCTCAGTCAG GACACGAAATCTGCATTTATCAAAAAACCCACCGGTAACTTCAGCAGGTACAGCTCCAGATACCGCAGCGATGCTTCTACTAGAAGTACCGTGCTGAAAGCCACCACACAAGCCCCATTTTACATTCCCACCATACCCACCCCTGCGTACGTACCCACAGTGCCCACCATCACCCCACCTACACCACCG GTCGAAGACGGGATTGAAGCAGTAAAAGACCGCGACTTGGGGGTGGAAGTTATCAGTTTCGATGATCCTGTTAACACCATTCCATCGGCCGACTTGGTTAATGGAGAATTTCTGACTACGGACAGAAATCTTAAAATGTCCCCAACG gtCAAGGATGGCATGACTGAGAAACCCGTGTCTATAATCGAGAGGATCATTAACTCAATCACGATGATTTCGACTACTGCAGCCCCTTCTTCGGCTGCAATTCCCGTGACTACTGAAGCCAACGGCAACTCGGCCATTTTGAAGTTGGCTTCGAAAAAACCGACTGCCAGCAACGACAAGACTAAACCTGACGTTCGTACTAACATAATCGAGACTATAACCAGCGAAAAACCGACTACGATTATCGAGAAAATCCGAAGTTCCTTGTCTGCTATCCAAACGAACGAAGTAGGTACAGATCTCGAACCTTCTTCCACCACTCCGCTGTCCATTGTCACTACTAAATATTCGGCAAAATTTAGGGGTGGTTCTGTAGGTACTGCTGAGCTTCCTGCACCACTGCCTTTAAGCACTTCTGTAAATCCTTTGAGCGTATTAGATCAAATCGGCGAAAATCAGGTGATTGAACAAAAAACTATCGGAAAGTTGCTGGACATTCTTAACGGATTGGTGTCCCCACCACCCTCCAGTGAAACCCCGGACAATTTAGTAGTGGTCACCCCCAAGTCTTTTACCAACGGGGGTTTCGTGTCTACCACGTTTTCTCCGCAAGAGCCCATCGAGGCAATCACTATTAGTGATCCGATATTGGCGGGCGTTACTACTCCTGTATATATTTCTTCGAGTGTAAATACAGCTGTCACAACGGACGTGCCAAGCACCACACTTCTTTCTGAAGCTGAAACACTTACCAGCACTGAATCTATCACCACCACAACGGAATTACCTAGTACCACTATGCAAGAATCTTCCACAGATGAGTCTTCATCCACACAAACCACACTTTTGAACATTCCATTTCAAGTGAGTCCCGGCAGTGTATCTATTTTTTCTGCTAACGACTTATTGTCTAATTCCGTAACTCCCGATCATAACACTGTTACTATAGCGAGTAGAGTAGGATTTGATAACACTGTGCTAACTTCTACTGATGAGTCTACGACTACCACTGACACTAGCACAGTGTCTGCGGAGGCCACTACAACTGTGTTAACCACTACTACTGTGTTAACTTCCACTGATGTGTTAACCTCTACAGTGCCTACCAGCACTTCATCTTCTAACATCTCTAATTCGTCCTCGAGGGCTGGTAGAGTCCTGTCTGAGAACGTGGGAGTACCGATAGACGACAATAGCATAGAGGGCTCCACGCCCTCCACGACGACTTCTACCACTCCTGACTACTTCATTTTTGCCGTTCTTAACAATAATACAGTTTTGCGCAAACGCCCTCCGGCCGTGCCTAATAAAGAGGTCCCGTTCATCGTAGTGGGACTGTTCCCGAATAACACCGTTGTAAGGAGGTTCCCCAACGGAACCATTGTTCCTATGGACCCCATTATAAAGGTTAGAGGCTTTGATATCAGGCCCAATCCCCCACCATTGGTAGAAATAACAAGTAACCAAGTAACAGATACCGCCAATGGATTGGCTCCCCCGGACAGTAATTCAATTACG gtTGAGTCGAATAAAATGGCTCGGGTACTACAGACCGAGCGACGTTACACATCCACACCTAGGGTTGTAATTACTAGTACCACTTCTAGTCCGCCGTCTAGCATGATTATGACTAGTACCCCTAGCACTACTATCCCTCTTAGTACTACTATGCAAACTTCTAGCACTGAGAATGTAGTCGAAATCATAGCGGTACCCGGCGAGACGAGAATTAGTAAATCACAAACGACGAGTGCTAATATCGAAACTAGCACGGTACCGCTGAGTAGCACGGAAGATAGCACTCTGCTAGTATCTTCCAGCACGATTTCGCAAAGCACTGAAACCATACCACCTTCTTTAGGGGAAATTTTGAACGGACGGACTGTCGAGGCTCTAAATATGTTGATTAAGCCTCAGCCGACTCCTAATTTTAAGACTCTAGAAGTCAATCAG TATAATGAGGTTTTGAATATACAAGACTTGTTAAGTCGAGTCAATGGGGATGTGGTGTATCGCTGGAAGCCGGTCACCAAAACTGAGTATAAAAGCATTAAG AACTCTATAGTTAATAGTAGCACTGATTCGACTACTACTACCAGAAaagaaacacacatctttacTTCTCCTCTTTCAACTACCACTGAGATGAATCCTACTCAATCGACTACTTCTGAGGCG TTTTTGTCAACAACAACCCTGTCCCCTAGAACTACGACCAAAATACCAAGCACAACCACTGCAAAGAGAATTGAAAGTACCACTACCGTCGCTTCAACCACTCTCCCACCAAGAACTACCACTACCACGGAGGTGCCTACATTTACTCCTGCTTCAATATTCCCGACCATTTTGACTactttatttccaaactttcTCAAAGTGACGACACCTGAAAGCAAGATTTACAGCACTAGCGGACCCGAATTTTCTAATACCATTGGAAATCGATTCGAAGAGTTAACGGCTGCTGGTACCACT GCGCGACCTACAATTGTGCTATCGCAAACTCCAACATCACAAagaatttcgacaacaacgcCTAGAACTACAACCACAATTTTTACAACTACTAGCGAACCTAGTACCACAACCACCACCACTACTACTACGACTCCTAAATCCACAATCAGGAGGACCACTCAGGCAGCTAAACTGGCCCCGACCAGCAAAGAAGAGACGGATAAGATTTTTGATCAGTTGAAAAAAAGCGGCAAATTTAATAGTTTGAATGAGGAGCAACGCAGGAATTTACAGGAAATTGAGAAGATTGAGCAGGAACAAGCTGAGCTGTTAAAGCAGATTAATTTGCTCACAAAAATG TTTGGAGGGGCGAATGCGAGAGCTCCAAATTTGCCTCCAATAGCAAATCCTCTCGCTGGAGGGACTGCAAATAATCTGGCCAATAGA ATCATTGCAATGGCCGTTGAACGAGACAAGTCTCATGCGACTGAAACCACCGCCCCTCCAATCACAACAACACAGAGGACTACCACACAAAAAACAACCACAGAAAGGCCTACAAGCAAACGTCCCAATTCGATTCAGGACAAGCTACCTGTGACGGATTTAGAGGACAGCACGAAGAAGACTACTCCCTCCTTGGAGGACGTCCTGAGGCAATATAACCTGAACGGACTGACCACCAACACCCCCCTTACTTCCACTTACGGGAAAACTGACGAGGCAGTTTTGGCAGCTATTTTGAAGGAACACGGGATTGGGCCTACTACTCCAAAAGTTCTTGGGGAGAAAGTTAAAGAGGCC ggGATATTCGAAGAGGTTCCAGTAACGAAGAAACCGAAACCCAAATCTAGGGCTGTTGGTACTACCGCAAGACCCATCGGGGGTAGGTTGATGCAGGGGCTTAATTGGCTGCTAGATATCTTGGACCCTCCTACCACGAAAAAGCCAATTTCAGTTCGAAAAAACAGAGCTAAAGCACCTTCAAAGGAAATCGGGGCTGACGAGGAATTACTGACCAATCAACCCACTCGGATTACGCCCATGGTGACGGCAGCTCCGGTCACTAAGCCTAGTTTATCACAAGAAGAGATACAG GTGTTAATCAAGCAATTAGAGGCTGTTCAGAATAATCCTAATGCGGCTGATCAActagatttttccaaaataacgAGTTTACATAATCTGATAAATGTGAATGAGGGGGTTCAAGTTACACATGCAGGGCAGCACGGTGCTACCTCAAGAGCCACACCTAG GCCCCAAAGAACCACAACACTCAGCCCTATCGTGGCTGAAATCCCGATAAGACCGCGCTTTTCCACGGTGTCCACTGTCAGCGTCAGCAACAGTATTGATGACCTGGAACTGGATGTGACCACACCTAGGCCGCGCCCTTTGCCGCCAGTTAGTTTAAACCCGATCCCTGGAATCGACGACCAGGGCGACTCAATGGTCAGGAGCAATTTGCTGACCGCAGCTGTCAATGTTACCAGAGCTATATCTAGTTTCCTGGGATCTGCCATACAA agTGCCAGAGTGGGAATTAGGTCTCTAATTGGCTCAGGATCGAGAACAATGGGCAATTTCTCACAAGCATCTAGCGCTGCAGCTGGCTGA